The sequence below is a genomic window from Wyeomyia smithii strain HCP4-BCI-WySm-NY-G18 chromosome 1, ASM2978416v1, whole genome shotgun sequence.
GTTGATTTCCAGTTTCTTTTTTCAACCCGATTCCAAAAGTATCTTTATTGAATGGTATATGAACTTTTTTGGCTGTtattcagaaatcggaagtcgcagTCTTGAATTAAAATAGCGGCTGGGCTTTGTTCTGGCTTCTAACCAGCCAGCATCCCAATTCTTGAAATACCGTTAAAGGTACTTTCTCAGTGAAAGTCGACATTTTAGATTTTGAAATGACTTCAGGAGTTCGTTCCTGGCTCTTTAGTAATATCCCAGTTTCGGGAACACTCAAAGTAGATGATGTTTGGTAGGGTTTCTTACAGTAACCGGAAGTTGTTATGTTGAACTTCAGAATGGCGTCTGAAGTGGATTGTTAGCTTGCAGGCATCACCTCGATTTggatattattttgttattctACAGCCGAATAGAACTTAGAAATGaaaggaataatatcaataagctCAACTGTGTTACGGAAATTCATACTTAtagaaaagaataaaaaaagcaatgttttttttttcagtgtatattTCTCCAAGTGACAGTATGTGTGCGAATATTTATTTGACGTgaaaaaacaacacaaactGTGCTTGATATTTCACCTGATATCACAACATATCCGTAGTTTGTGATACACTGTGTCTCGGGTAGTAACGAAGTTATTATATTCTAGCAATTTGCTCACATTATTTATGCTACAAACCTGCTAAATATCAATTGTCATAAGACTTAACGACTTTCCATCAGGGGATGCTCATTTTAacggtattttttattttagacaAATATTCTAATTCTTATAAATACAAACGACAATCACTTATACAATAAAAAAACCTCCGCACATTCAGAGAATCATGTTCAGCAGAAAAGTAAGCACATTATACATCTTTAAAATAAACTGTCCAAAAGCTTCAATAGAAATCTCAAATATTCCGGCACAACTAATCCCAAGCGTCCTCTGGGACGTTATCATTCCAAGCAGCAACGCTGCACGGACGTGTCGATAGTCCGACTGGAAAGCCGGAACGAACTTAAACCGTTGATGCCAGTCCAGGTTGTAGATGGCGAGGGAAACACTTTTGTtctgtaaaaaaatcaattgaaaggAAAATTCCTttggaattgaaaaaagtttacCGCCTTGTTAAGATCGTCAACAAGCCTAAATATCCAAAACATTTCTGCCAAACTCACTAGGATGTAACTACCCTCTATAATCGAATCGATTGATAGTCCTTTGTAAATACAGTAAAACAAAGCACAAGTTAGTGATAGGAAATGCAGATAAAACATAACTGAAAACGTGATGCTTAGAAAGCGCTTTACATAGCTCAATTGCTCCAACAGTTCGTTGTGACTGATTATTGTGGCTCTCAACTCTTGTTTCAACAGTTTCCAAAACAGCATATCTTTTTCGAAATCCTGCAACTCTTTTGCTTTTTCACTAAAGATCAGTCCGATCTCTTCATCAACACGCGAAAATAAAGTTGCATACGCGTTGATAAGATCCTGCATTGCTTGGTAGAATCCCATCAGAACCGAATTTTGTACCGTCAGATTGGCCACAGACAACAATGAAATTACGAGAAACATGCAGTTAGTGAAATTGTCACCGAACAACTTCCAATGGGGTCCCAGCCCGGCTAAGTTGTCTGGAGTGGCGAGCATCTTAGTGTTGTAGAGCCCAAACACACGGATAAGAATACAATCAACTACAAAGCAAATCAGCACCCAAAATGAGACCGATCGTATTATCCGGTACGATTGATTTCGGCCGTCCACTCGATCCGTTCGGTTGTTCAACATACACGACAGATAACCTCGGACCTGTCCCAGATGCTCGCGATAATACCAGGTTGCTCCGGCACGGATTATGATTACGACGGTCTCGGTAAGAAAAGCGACCACTCCGAAAGTGTCAGCCTCGGACTTCCACTCATAAACGCACATATATATGCGATCCAGTACAAACACAATCATTAGGATAATCAAAATACGAATGAACGCAAACAATCGTCTCAAGTGTACGTTGTTGGTTTTTAGGTAGATCCCTGGCAAAATGAACAAAGATTATAGGCAAAATTTGATGGTATTTCGATTTAGAAACGATTACCGCCGATCACCAGAGCAAATTGAAATGGGCGGAAGTAGTCGGCTTCATCGTCCAGCGATCGTAGAACTTCCTTGAAACGGGTTACCAGAATTTTACACTTTTCCATCTTCCAGCAGCTTGCTGAGAGAGTCCGCCTATCCGCTGGACGAATCAATTCGTACTGGAATCAAACGGTTTAACAAGGTCTTCAGTCCTTTTGCTGTTTCTATAACTTGAAAGAATGTTCTAGATGCAACAGTTTTGTTTTGCATAATTCATTAAAGCAGGAAAGAGAAAATGCAGATTCAAAGGGTGACAGTGTGCAGATACGTGTTGcactttttatttcaagctCTCACATACATTTGTGGTCAACAGTTGTGAACAAAAACAGCTGAATATTATCCCAGCGACCAGTCTTTAAACATGAACTGTGACATGGAATTCTAATTTCCAATCCAAATTCCAAATTCCAATCCAAAATGAGCGCGGAAAAATAGTAAATGTACCGgtcacaaaatttataaaataaatgaatagtaaataaaaaaaaattgtggaaCTGAAGTAAACTAGATAGCGCTTGCTCGAGCTAAAACGACattcacaaaatgtaaaaacttgcaaagtTCCATGAGTGCACATTTGTTCAAAAAGATTTCAAACCAATCAGAATATAGTTGTTTTTGACTCTTTTGACGTCGACTTTCAACATCAATTATACAAATAAATGATTATATAAAtcattatttgtcaaaaatctatagaagaattaaaaattaaaagtgtTTAACCGGGTAAAATGTCCGTATCCATCCGATTCAGATTCACCGTCTATCGAATATTTCCTAATGCCTTGTGCGAGGCACTCGACTTAATAAGAAGGGAAAACAGTATTAGAGTGTAGATTCCAATAAATAACCATTCTATAGATCTACGCAACACAAATTTGCAGAACGACCTAGCACTAGCGAAAGTCGAAGCCGAACGTCATTGTATCGAAAAACAGAAACCATCTCCCTTGGTATAATTTGGAAAATCAATATAATTATGTAATCATACTGGGCACAATTACATAAATgcgtaacattttttttactgcAAACTTCATGCTTGTTTAGTTTTCATCGCAAGTTAATTACTATCGAACGcagattttgaaaaacaagcaaCATCCCGTAAAACCTGACAGGTCGAAAAAGAGTCAAGGACCCGAAAGGGGAACTGTAACTGATGGACGCCTCTTCGTTCTACTATACAGGACAGGTTGCTGAAAGAATGAGGTGAGTATCGCGGGAAGCAGCCGCCGAAAACATCAAGAAACGCTTGGTGGTGATAGGCCTCTAGGCTCACACACCAACGCGTTCAAGAACCCCGATAGAATCAGGAGAGAAGAGTGGCTGGGGAAACCGTTGAAGCCAGTATTCCTTTTGCAGGTGAAGCGGGGAGAAAAGAAGACGCCCACATACTCAAGTTGACGGATCAAAGTACTTTGAAGTCTTCAAGACAATGAAAGGCGAAGCTCAGCTTAAGGATTTGAAAATGGATGAAGCATCCTAAGGACGCTACCTACATAAAACGGTAGCCGAGGAAGTCCTGAGGaaggatgtgcaaattcggaCACTCGCCTGAGAGGTGACTTTCCAGTTTAGAAACCTGCATGAAAcaccgattcaaaaggttgttgCCCAGGTGGATGGAGTCGTTTACTGCAGTTATAATACTCCGTAGGTCGACCTGGTAACTATGGAGCTGACAGGCTTAACGACATTTTCAGAATCTAGTTCAGTCCACATCGTCAGAAAACTCTAGAGTTTATTTGGTTATCTGGATGTgcaaaggaacaactggggttttagatgctCCTGGAAGAGCTCGTTCTCATAAAACTCCTTATGGGACTTTAAATCTCCAAACCCTGGAGGTGTGTGGtttggtttttccgcagcactttatTGATATTGTCAACAGAGGAGATAGCGGATCAAAGGGGCTCGATGTTATAGACGTGCGCTCTTCAAAAGATCGCTCAATTTTTCCCATACTGCAGGAATCCTTAACATGATTCTCActgcacttgccacaacgtgccttattgaaGAAGTaagcggctgtatggcctaactgtttACAATGAAGGCAGTTCACGACACGGGGCACATATAGCCGCACAGGCTGACGAACCCGGTAGTTGgtagtgcagatccggcaaatgtGACTCGATACAATCTGACGGGGTGTAGGTTTTCTTATCCTCTACGAGTGATACTGATGACAAATTTTTGCAGTCTAGTATTTTTACCGCAGGAAGGCTGCTGCTCTTAAAACAGCCTACAGCATGCTTCAAGACTCGACGGACAGATTCGTATCGGTCACAACTGTTACCGTTGCGCAACTCTTGCCCTACAATGCCCATGCAGGAAAGTGCAAGCAAGGGAATAATAGTGTAGTGTAGTAGTTACTATCTCGATGTTAtgttttttgtttatgtttaggTTGGGCATGCGTTTAATTGTAATTATGTTCTATTATGTTTGTTAAAATACTTTCTTATCTatcaaatgttaaaaatgtcagagtgttaaaataattaaatgtaGGGactaaaattaatatttaaactCCAGTGAACAATAACGTCATAAACAATTAAAAACAATTTGTACTAAAAACTGAAAATACAACCCTGCTGATACACCGCATGAAATCTGCTGCACTATGCACGGAGAGAGTTGCAGATAGAGATGCTGATAGGTAGTAGAGAAGCTTGGGAGCCGGATACTGTCTTCTTGACTTGACCGGCGACGAGTAAAGACGTGATTACTGGGTGAAGACCCCACCACGAGAACCTATTCTATACGAAGGAAGGCCATTTCGTGCCATTTAAGTGAAACTTAGCACCAAAAAGTTAATGCGCCGGTTAAGAAAAACAAGTCAGGACCCGTTACCATAGTCTGGCTGAATCCACGCGGAATAGCAACCGACCGGATCCCCGGTTTGACGCAGCTTTTGAGGTCGTAGTCTTCCTGGACAGGGACTGCGACGGGCTGTTGTCCCCTCCACCAACGGCATCGCGACGAACATCGCGGCGAGCATCGTGCAGAGCAGCAGCGGTACCACTAGAGCCAACAGCGCAGGCCACGTGCCTCTCCCACATTCGGAAAAACAGAGTGAGTGGCTGTTTGAAATTAAAAGtagtaaaaatataaattagttTAATTTTTGGTGCCGAAGTAGACCCGGAGCCGACCCTGAGGACCTTCGAGTCTCTCACGGCCGACAGGGAGTAAAGAAAAGAGGTCTTGGGAACCCAACCCCAAACAGTCCCCAGAGGAACGACCAGGGACTAGGGGCTTTGGCAAAAGCCCTTCAGGCTGAGCAGTAACACAACACACAACATCGATCACCACCTTTCGTGTTGGTATGTATACTCTATACTCCCGCTCGGCTCGGAATAGGCCtgagcttgtttggtctaacCTTTGGAATTGCAATCGTCAGATCGTGCGGAATTTGCCATATATTCGAAGCATTTGACTTCAGCCCTACTTTGGGTCGAAAGTATATAATCAGAGGCGGAGCCCAGCCGAAtcatagtagaatcaggccattcggtGTCAAAAAAGGACTTGAGCATGGTTTTATTCTCAGGcaccccaccacttacccttcctctATGATGAACTCTTGACAAAAAaattaagtccctcttatcaataaaactgactagaaggacgcacgacgaaacttttacaggaaattataattggtgatatttggcaggaagaaggaggctcggtatagtagaaccgATAGCGTGTGAAAGGAAGAGTAACATCTCCTTACTCACAAGCAcagataaaataataataataagaatgcCACAGTATTTCTAATgttagaagtgcgggatacagcagacacccgcgCATATATCACAACGCTTCTGGTCGGAGTGAGAAATTCtgtacaggaaaaaaattataattagagGACCATTTTTTCCGTCTGGGTAAAGTCTGACAGGAGGGATGACTAAAGCGGTGACAGGAGAGAAGTGAAAAGGAATGACAGAGTCAGGAGGTTTCGCTAACGAAGCAGTGGGGGTAAGGGATCAACATCCATTGCGCTtcaccctctagtgcccaatgccgccatttggcgggcttcagtcgaagttccgaaaagctttaataaatatttaaaaagtgtttataatggtttataatgattttatcgaagtccgtttagaaattaatttgggcactagagagttaaGCTAGCGCACTAGTACAAGGAACTTTCATAGGGCGAGTGAAAACCCGTCCGCACAGCGGTCGAACAAGGAATGAACGATTGGTTTTCGCACATTCTACTCTCAAATTATCTTCGCTTTTTTTCGACCAGTTGAACATATAGCTTTGGTCTAGAGCGCAAACTGGAAAAAAGGTTATAGGTTTCTAACCGTTCTTGTAAATTGTGGGGCCTTTGAGCTCAGAAATGCGTTATGTTTTCAGACTCTTTTTTCAGATTGAGCTcaagggcaaaacctgtgttgaccagtgttataattCCAAATTTAACTTACTAaccttacttttatggcgacagatcgttgagatcctatgccgaattcaTAATACggctccacaaaac
It includes:
- the LOC129726436 gene encoding uncharacterized protein LOC129726436, with translation MEKCKILVTRFKEVLRSLDDEADYFRPFQFALVIGGIYLKTNNVHLRRLFAFIRILIILMIVFVLDRIYMCVYEWKSEADTFGVVAFLTETVVIIIRAGATWYYREHLGQVRGYLSCMLNNRTDRVDGRNQSYRIIRSVSFWVLICFVVDCILIRVFGLYNTKMLATPDNLAGLGPHWKLFGDNFTNCMFLVISLLSVANLTVQNSVLMGFYQAMQDLINAYATLFSRVDEEIGLIFSEKAKELQDFEKDMLFWKLLKQELRATIISHNELLEQLSYVKRFLSITFSVMFYLHFLSLTCALFYCIYKGLSIDSIIEGSYILVSLAEMFWIFRLVDDLNKANKSVSLAIYNLDWHQRFKFVPAFQSDYRHVRAALLLGMITSQRTLGISCAGIFEISIEAFGQFILKMYNVLTFLLNMIL